Part of the Gemmatimonadota bacterium genome is shown below.
CCGGAGCTCTACGAGGTGGGCTCCAACCCCGAGACGCTCGCCGAGATCCCGGGCGAGGGCACGCACGTACGTTCCGGTCGAGCAACGCACTCGAAAGCGCACGTCCGGGAGCGCCAGCTCCTCGATTACGATTTCGTGGATCGTCACGGAAACGGCCGCGAGCTCGACGGTTTCGCCCGCCCGCACGCGCCGATGCGCGGGGCGTCCACCCACCTTCTTCGCGGAATAGGCGGGGGGGACTTGCACGATCTCTCGCCGAAAGGAGGCCATCGTCTCCTCGATCACCGCCGGCTCGAGATCCACCCAGGCATCGGAGACAGCGACCACTTCACCTTCCCGGTCGTCCGTGGTCGTGCATATCCCCAATCTCGCCGTCGCGCGGTACTCCTTCGCGAATCCGTCGAAGTATTCGGCGAGCCGGGTGGTCGTCCCGAGAAGGAGAAGGAGGAGTCCCGACGCGAAGGGGTCGAGGGTCCCGGTGTGCCCGATCCGGCGGAGGCCGAGGGCCCGCCTCGCGGAGGCAACCACATCGTGGGAGGTCAGGCCCATGGGCTTGTCCACAGGGAGGAGCCCATCCGCCAACGGGGCACCCTTCACTCTTCGCCCTCGGCGTCGGGATCGCCCACCTCGGGCACCGCCGAAGAGGCCTCGCCATCCCCCGAAGTCTCGTCCGGCTCCCCCGCCGCATGCGGAAGGACCTCCTGCAGGATGCGTTCGATGCGGCTGGCCGTCTCCATCGTGGTATCCGGTTCGAAGCGCAGCTCGGGCACCCGGCGCGCCCGTAGCACCTTCCC
Proteins encoded:
- the truB gene encoding tRNA pseudouridine(55) synthase TruB — its product is MKGAPLADGLLPVDKPMGLTSHDVVASARRALGLRRIGHTGTLDPFASGLLLLLLGTTTRLAEYFDGFAKEYRATARLGICTTTDDREGEVVAVSDAWVDLEPAVIEETMASFRREIVQVPPAYSAKKVGGRPAHRRVRAGETVELAAVSVTIHEIVIEELALPDVRFRVRCSTGTYVRALARDLGERLGVGAHLVELRRLAIGPFRIEEALPYDLLGDAARVAEAWLPPLGALAHLTRIDVGDEEAGKLAMGQALAAGEYGVPEEAGPIAVARGDALVAVAERDGDLIRPKKVFIA